From Solidesulfovibrio carbinoliphilus subsp. oakridgensis, the proteins below share one genomic window:
- a CDS encoding glycosyltransferase family 2 protein, giving the protein MPEQPEITPYPPPARLQRASPLLAFGLEGPWLARHLAATLASAAAKDPVLAGTARALAAWNFERAPLDPAFAAPGLAAARQAGDAPRRRALCAALARRLSGPAGVPDAGDWPALRDSPDPEAGLAFLRPRLADPAGSLFWPGRAFAFALTRGLPDLGREVIERLGREPDPVSALGPRLAAEAAFAWDGPAAGLAALHAVDAVLFPRFHGLALAHGLAETGERQAAAAVLASLWRAENWHPGLTLRLDALTRPKAPASLDALPGRLFVFLYSFNRAGLLAATLESLAASRLGPARIVVLDNGGTDGTAAVCRAFGERLGPDRFEALRLPANIGAPAARNWLAAVSNLGPDDLAAYVDDDVTLPPDWLELLAGALLADPLADVAGARIVTATGPAAGVVQAADVRLLPPDAANTVRPLVNHGNGPDFGLLATTRPCPSVSGCCHLFRGKALAGPAPFDIRFSPSQFDDLARDLGGFLAGRRAVYVGSLAVRHHQHAGPAQARNQAAVGQLLGARAKLDGLFGRSAMTVAASRDADTAFAAWEETWRTLRDTV; this is encoded by the coding sequence ATGCCCGAACAACCGGAGATAACACCGTATCCGCCGCCGGCAAGGCTGCAGCGGGCCTCGCCGCTTTTGGCCTTCGGCCTCGAAGGGCCGTGGCTGGCCCGGCACCTGGCCGCCACCCTGGCCTCGGCCGCGGCCAAGGACCCGGTCCTGGCCGGGACAGCCCGGGCACTGGCGGCCTGGAACTTCGAGCGCGCCCCCCTGGACCCGGCCTTCGCGGCCCCGGGGCTCGCCGCCGCCCGGCAGGCCGGCGATGCGCCACGACGCCGGGCCCTGTGCGCCGCCCTGGCCAGGCGGCTGTCCGGTCCCGCCGGCGTCCCCGACGCCGGAGACTGGCCGGCCCTTCGCGACAGCCCGGACCCGGAGGCGGGGCTCGCCTTTTTGCGCCCCCGCCTGGCCGACCCGGCTGGCAGCCTTTTCTGGCCGGGCCGGGCCTTTGCCTTTGCCCTGACCCGGGGCCTGCCCGACCTGGGGCGGGAGGTGATCGAACGCCTCGGCCGGGAGCCGGACCCGGTTTCCGCCCTCGGGCCGCGCCTGGCCGCCGAGGCCGCCTTTGCCTGGGACGGCCCGGCGGCGGGACTGGCCGCCCTTCACGCCGTGGACGCCGTCCTCTTTCCCCGGTTCCACGGCCTGGCCCTGGCCCACGGCCTGGCCGAGACCGGCGAGCGGCAGGCCGCCGCAGCCGTCCTCGCCAGCCTGTGGCGGGCCGAGAACTGGCACCCCGGCCTGACGCTTCGCCTGGACGCCCTCACCCGGCCAAAGGCCCCGGCTTCCCTCGACGCCCTGCCCGGCCGGCTCTTCGTCTTTCTCTATTCGTTTAACCGGGCCGGGCTCCTGGCCGCGACGCTCGAAAGCCTGGCCGCCAGCCGGCTCGGCCCGGCCCGGATCGTGGTCCTCGACAACGGCGGCACGGACGGCACGGCCGCCGTCTGCCGGGCCTTCGGGGAGCGGCTCGGCCCGGACCGGTTCGAGGCCCTGCGCCTGCCGGCCAACATCGGGGCCCCGGCCGCCCGCAACTGGCTGGCCGCCGTCTCGAACCTCGGCCCGGACGATCTGGCCGCCTACGTGGACGACGACGTGACCCTGCCGCCGGACTGGCTGGAACTCCTGGCCGGGGCCCTGCTCGCCGATCCCCTGGCCGACGTGGCCGGGGCCCGGATCGTCACGGCGACCGGCCCGGCCGCCGGGGTCGTCCAGGCGGCCGACGTCCGCCTCCTGCCGCCGGACGCGGCCAACACCGTCCGGCCCCTGGTCAACCACGGCAACGGCCCGGATTTCGGCCTCCTGGCCACCACCCGCCCCTGCCCATCGGTGTCGGGCTGCTGCCATCTCTTTCGCGGGAAGGCCCTGGCCGGCCCGGCCCCCTTTGACATCCGCTTCTCCCCGAGCCAGTTCGACGACCTGGCCCGGGACCTCGGCGGGTTCCTGGCCGGCCGCCGGGCCGTCTACGTGGGAAGCCTGGCCGTCCGCCACCACCAGCACGCCGGTCCGGCCCAGGCCCGGAACCAGGCCGCCGTGGGCCAGCTCCTCGGGGCCCGGGCCAAGCTCGACGGCCTTTTTGGCCGCTCAGCCATGACAGTCGCGGCCAGCCGGGACGCGGATACGGCCTTTGCCGCCTGGGAGGAAACATGGCGGACCCTGCGGGACACCGTCTGA
- a CDS encoding M23 family metallopeptidase, whose translation MLERRLDIFVHTQQGVRRIFTYRRWMFLLPAALTLSLALGCLFLWPYRAGHDALSVRRQQALGRLAGQKAAALRLRERILRLEGEAARIGSFDGKLAAMLGAPRERGGPGGLAGRGADLVLGDTHTHRLLEFLEALQGRMAAEEVAQQALALSLFERRLEFLAKPSLWPAKGYITSGFGGRSSPFGRGGDFHNGVDIKVPLGSPVVAAGAGRVTEADTVNGYGLRVVVSHDFGLETVYAHLKKAEVRPGQQVRRGERIGLSGNSGRTTGAHLHYEVHAGGTPVNPRQYMLD comes from the coding sequence ATGCTGGAACGCAGGCTCGACATTTTCGTCCATACCCAGCAGGGGGTGCGCCGGATTTTCACCTACCGCCGCTGGATGTTTCTCCTGCCGGCGGCCCTGACCCTGTCCCTGGCCCTTGGCTGCCTGTTTCTTTGGCCCTACCGGGCCGGGCACGACGCCCTGTCCGTCCGGCGGCAGCAGGCCCTTGGCCGGCTGGCCGGGCAGAAGGCGGCGGCCCTGCGGCTTCGCGAGCGGATCTTGCGGCTGGAGGGCGAGGCGGCCCGCATCGGCTCCTTTGACGGCAAGCTTGCGGCCATGCTGGGCGCTCCCCGGGAGCGCGGCGGCCCGGGGGGCCTGGCCGGGCGTGGCGCGGACCTGGTCCTCGGCGACACCCACACCCACCGGCTCTTGGAGTTCCTGGAAGCCTTGCAGGGCCGGATGGCCGCCGAGGAGGTGGCCCAGCAGGCCCTGGCCCTGTCCCTGTTCGAGCGCCGGCTGGAATTTCTGGCCAAGCCGTCCCTGTGGCCGGCCAAGGGCTACATCACCTCGGGTTTCGGCGGCCGGTCCTCGCCCTTTGGCCGGGGCGGGGACTTTCACAACGGCGTGGACATCAAGGTGCCCCTGGGCAGCCCGGTGGTGGCGGCGGGAGCGGGGCGGGTGACCGAGGCCGACACCGTGAACGGCTACGGCCTGCGGGTGGTGGTAAGCCACGATTTCGGGCTGGAAACCGTCTACGCCCATCTCAAGAAGGCCGAGGTCAGGCCCGGCCAGCAGGTCAGGCGCGGGGAGCGCATCGGCCTGTCCGGCAATTCCGGCCGCACCACCGGGGCCCATCTCCACTACGAGGTCCACGCCGGCGGCACGCCGGTCAATCCCCGCCAGTACATGCTCGACTAG
- a CDS encoding chemotaxis protein — protein MAQTDILLEAGTNELEIIEFLIDEGPERGRSAFGVNVAKVLEVIESPGLAPLPGAPHPCFMGTIPLRGLVLPVLDLAVWLGLPRVRQKNEVILVTRFNDRTTGFLATGVTHIHRVHWRDVEPPHPALARLPGNCITGLVRLEDHFLQLLDLEKIIFELDADLGGEAMPAPSAKRRRALVVEDSGIMRHMIRERLAAANFEVALAGNGQQALAALGERDAPMPDIVVSDIEMPLMDGYTLTRAIREDPRLAALPVILFSSLITDDLRHKGESVGADGQISKPQFVNLAALAISLIEARARRAGD, from the coding sequence ATGGCCCAGACCGATATCCTTCTCGAAGCCGGAACGAACGAGCTTGAGATCATCGAATTCCTGATCGACGAGGGGCCCGAGCGCGGCCGGTCCGCCTTTGGGGTCAACGTGGCCAAGGTGCTGGAAGTCATCGAAAGTCCGGGCCTGGCTCCCCTGCCCGGCGCGCCCCATCCCTGCTTCATGGGCACCATTCCCCTGCGCGGCCTGGTCCTGCCCGTGCTCGATCTGGCTGTGTGGCTGGGCCTGCCCCGGGTGCGGCAGAAAAACGAGGTCATCCTGGTCACCCGGTTCAACGATCGGACCACCGGTTTCCTGGCCACGGGCGTGACCCACATCCACCGGGTCCACTGGCGCGACGTGGAGCCGCCCCACCCGGCCCTGGCCCGGCTCCCCGGCAACTGCATCACCGGGCTCGTGCGCCTGGAGGACCACTTCCTCCAACTCCTCGACCTGGAAAAGATCATCTTCGAACTCGACGCCGACCTCGGCGGCGAGGCCATGCCCGCCCCCTCGGCCAAGCGGCGGCGGGCCCTGGTGGTCGAGGATTCCGGCATCATGCGTCACATGATCCGGGAGCGCCTGGCCGCCGCCAACTTCGAGGTGGCGCTGGCCGGCAACGGCCAGCAGGCGCTGGCCGCCCTTGGCGAACGGGACGCCCCCATGCCCGACATCGTGGTCTCCGACATCGAGATGCCGCTCATGGACGGCTACACCCTGACCAGGGCGATCCGGGAGGATCCGAGGCTTGCGGCCCTGCCGGTCATCCTCTTCTCGTCGCTCATTACCGACGACCTGCGCCACAAGGGCGAATCCGTCGGCGCGGACGGCCAGATTTCCAAGCCCCAGTTCGTCAACCTGGCCGCGCTCGCCATCTCGCTCATCGAGGCCCGGGCCAGGCGGGCCGGAGACTGA
- a CDS encoding ABC transporter ATP-binding protein/permease, with product MKLRPDIPDILYKRSLFSWVWTSNLKLQGLLLCIIVVLVAVRVLPLEMQKKIINQAIGLKRVDLLLMYCGYYLACVVAASGLKLAVNALQNYIGQQSLTDLRKQLYAHILTLPMSFFRKASPGMVVSSLISEVANTGEFVGQAIAVPVTNLLTLLAFAGYLFYLNPLMAIISMALYPIAILVIPALQKRANAANKERVDTGRRMSTLISETISGIHEVHGNASFRLENRRFGAMSDALFRVRVVWNLYKFTIKVSNNFFQNLGPFVLFLVGGYLAINGRFDLGALVAFLSANEKLYDPWKELMDFYQTWQDASVSYGRIMEYFQGDPEFLSEPEEPRPPVALDGTVAAKDLVLEVPGGIQLLKGVSLDINPGEQVALVGFSGSGKSTLALCLCQILKYTAGTATLSGQDIAGMPKSDIADNVGIVSQHPFIFEGSIKDNLLYSINARREAHGRLGEDGLPSLDEIIAVVQQVGLFADILRFALNSVFKEGRKEHLVKKVVRVREAYHAGHGEALADSVEFFDPTRYLYFSSVAENLLFGTPSRDDLTPENLTQNPFFVNFLHEAGLKMLLMQTGAELTSRTVDILKDVPSPDATFFEQTPITVDEFDAYRELAGRLGRVRLHKLSENDERLLLALALRFTPGRHAIVTLSPILEGLLLQGRAMFAERIETDLPGAVTFFRRDDYLYSMTVMDNILFGRVKTNSQKVLDQIQKTIVSLLIEEDMLERILEIGLDFPVGSMGDRLSGGQRQKVALARAFLKEPPILILDEATAALDNASQARIQNLLESKWKGRSTVISVVHRLDIIKNFDKVAVMKAGRIVEVGSYAALMEKKGMLYDLVHGSAARA from the coding sequence ATGAAGCTTCGTCCCGACATCCCGGATATCCTCTACAAGCGCTCCCTCTTCTCCTGGGTCTGGACCAGCAACCTGAAACTCCAGGGCCTGCTCCTTTGCATCATCGTGGTCCTGGTGGCGGTGCGCGTCCTGCCGCTCGAGATGCAAAAAAAGATCATCAACCAGGCCATCGGCTTGAAGCGCGTGGACCTGCTGCTCATGTACTGCGGCTACTACCTCGCCTGCGTGGTGGCCGCCTCGGGGCTCAAGCTCGCGGTCAACGCCCTGCAGAACTACATCGGCCAACAGTCCCTGACCGACCTCAGAAAGCAACTCTACGCCCACATCCTGACCCTTCCCATGTCCTTTTTCCGCAAGGCCTCGCCCGGCATGGTCGTGTCCTCGCTCATCTCCGAGGTGGCCAACACCGGCGAGTTCGTGGGCCAGGCCATTGCCGTGCCCGTCACCAACCTGCTGACACTGCTCGCCTTCGCCGGCTACCTGTTCTACCTCAACCCGCTCATGGCCATCATCAGCATGGCCCTTTACCCCATCGCCATCCTGGTCATCCCGGCCCTGCAAAAGCGGGCCAACGCCGCCAACAAGGAGCGCGTGGACACCGGCCGCCGGATGTCGACGCTCATAAGCGAAACCATCTCCGGCATCCACGAGGTCCACGGCAACGCCAGCTTCCGCCTGGAAAACCGCCGGTTCGGGGCCATGTCCGACGCCCTGTTCCGGGTCCGGGTGGTCTGGAACCTGTATAAGTTCACCATCAAGGTCTCCAACAACTTCTTCCAGAACCTCGGCCCCTTCGTCCTCTTCCTGGTCGGCGGCTACCTGGCCATAAACGGCCGCTTCGACCTCGGGGCCCTGGTCGCCTTCCTGTCGGCCAACGAGAAGCTCTACGACCCCTGGAAGGAGCTCATGGACTTCTACCAGACCTGGCAGGACGCCTCGGTCAGCTACGGCCGGATCATGGAATACTTCCAGGGCGATCCGGAATTTCTGTCCGAGCCCGAGGAGCCCCGGCCGCCCGTGGCCCTGGACGGAACCGTGGCGGCCAAGGACCTGGTCCTCGAGGTGCCGGGCGGCATCCAGCTCTTAAAAGGCGTGTCGCTCGACATCAACCCCGGCGAACAGGTGGCCCTGGTCGGCTTTTCCGGCTCGGGCAAGTCGACCCTGGCCCTTTGCCTGTGCCAGATCCTCAAGTACACGGCCGGCACGGCCACGCTGTCGGGCCAGGACATCGCCGGCATGCCCAAGTCCGACATCGCGGACAATGTCGGCATCGTGTCCCAGCACCCGTTCATTTTCGAGGGCTCGATCAAGGACAACCTGCTCTATTCGATCAACGCCCGGCGCGAGGCCCACGGCAGGCTCGGCGAGGACGGCCTGCCGAGCCTGGACGAGATCATCGCCGTGGTGCAGCAGGTCGGGCTTTTCGCGGATATCCTGCGGTTCGCCCTCAATTCGGTCTTCAAGGAAGGCAGGAAGGAGCACCTGGTGAAAAAGGTGGTGCGCGTGCGCGAGGCCTACCACGCCGGCCACGGCGAGGCCCTGGCCGATTCGGTCGAGTTCTTCGACCCCACCCGCTACCTCTATTTCAGCTCCGTGGCCGAGAACCTGCTCTTCGGCACCCCGTCCCGCGACGATCTGACCCCGGAAAACCTGACGCAAAACCCCTTTTTCGTGAACTTCCTCCACGAGGCCGGGCTCAAGATGCTGCTTATGCAGACCGGGGCCGAGCTGACCAGCCGGACGGTCGACATCTTAAAGGACGTGCCCTCCCCGGACGCCACCTTCTTCGAGCAGACCCCGATCACGGTGGACGAATTCGACGCCTACCGCGAACTGGCCGGCCGGCTCGGCCGGGTGCGGCTGCACAAGCTGTCGGAAAACGACGAGCGCCTGCTGCTGGCCCTGGCCCTGCGCTTCACGCCCGGCCGCCACGCCATCGTGACGCTCTCCCCCATCCTGGAGGGCCTGCTCCTCCAGGGCCGGGCCATGTTCGCCGAGCGGATCGAGACCGACCTGCCCGGCGCGGTCACCTTTTTCCGGCGCGACGACTACCTCTATTCCATGACCGTCATGGACAACATCCTGTTTGGCCGCGTCAAGACCAACAGCCAGAAGGTCCTGGACCAGATCCAGAAGACCATCGTCAGCCTGCTGATCGAGGAGGACATGCTGGAGCGGATCCTGGAAATCGGCCTGGATTTCCCGGTCGGGTCCATGGGCGACCGGCTGTCCGGCGGCCAGCGGCAAAAGGTGGCGCTGGCCCGGGCCTTTCTGAAGGAACCGCCCATCCTCATCCTGGACGAGGCCACGGCCGCCCTCGACAACGCCTCCCAGGCCCGCATCCAGAATCTGCTCGAATCCAAGTGGAAGGGACGGTCCACGGTCATCTCCGTGGTCCACCGGCTCGACATCATCAAGAATTTCGACAAGGTGGCCGTGATGAAGGCCGGGCGCATCGTCGAAGTCGGCTCCTATGCGGCGCTCATGGAAAAAAAGGGGATGCTCTATGACCTCGTCCACGGATCAGCGGCAAGGGCCTAA
- a CDS encoding Crp/Fnr family transcriptional regulator — MTSSTDQRQGPKACGFNDYLDILRELPVFNGVPLDVVKVLAYLAGREGFGAGDALCEQGEPVDRCFYVLCGEVEVARQAEGCETTLIRRGEGYFFGGLGLLASAKALYTVRAAADVECLTLSKEKFLKTAERFPEILPKILGNVVDHIFRWEAAFLATHAGECVKTGEMGLSLF; from the coding sequence ATGACCTCGTCCACGGATCAGCGGCAAGGGCCTAAGGCCTGCGGTTTCAACGACTATCTGGACATCCTGCGCGAACTGCCGGTCTTTAACGGCGTGCCCCTCGACGTCGTCAAGGTCCTGGCCTACCTGGCCGGCCGGGAGGGGTTCGGGGCGGGCGATGCCTTGTGCGAACAGGGCGAGCCCGTGGACCGGTGCTTCTACGTGCTGTGCGGCGAGGTGGAGGTGGCGCGCCAGGCCGAGGGCTGCGAAACCACGCTCATCCGGCGCGGCGAGGGCTATTTCTTCGGCGGGCTCGGGCTTCTGGCTTCGGCCAAGGCCCTTTACACCGTTCGGGCCGCGGCGGACGTCGAGTGCCTGACGCTTTCCAAGGAAAAGTTCCTGAAGACGGCCGAGCGGTTTCCGGAGATCCTGCCCAAGATCCTCGGCAACGTGGTGGACCACATCTTCCGCTGGGAAGCGGCGTTTCTGGCCACCCACGCCGGCGAGTGCGTCAAGACCGGGGAAATGGGCCTGAGCCTTTTCTAG
- a CDS encoding class I SAM-dependent methyltransferase, whose translation MEAMAKCQGWDVFESDGLCSVCGEKAVFAPIRPGHSLRETRCAVCRASRRTRDLARVLSRLAAGPGCRLLPEALPAMASWRVFEAQAAGPLHERLRCLPGYVCSEYVPELAAPGSCAASGLRCEDLERLSFADAAFDLVVTQDIFEHVADPWRAFDEVWRVLSPGGRHVFTVPLHEGHATTTRVRLRDGDREDLLPPVHHGDPVRQGGSLVVTDFGDDLPGLLAARAQPTTVGVHVAFYKPSEMPGIIDGDTHALYEAAYKAGEKAGFLRYNSVVFVTEKPV comes from the coding sequence ATGGAAGCCATGGCCAAGTGTCAGGGATGGGATGTTTTCGAGAGCGACGGCCTGTGTTCGGTCTGTGGAGAGAAGGCCGTGTTCGCGCCGATCCGGCCCGGGCACAGCCTGCGCGAGACCAGATGTGCGGTCTGCCGGGCCAGCCGACGGACCCGCGACCTGGCCCGGGTCCTTTCCCGGCTGGCGGCCGGCCCCGGGTGCCGGCTTCTGCCGGAGGCCCTGCCGGCCATGGCCTCCTGGCGGGTCTTCGAGGCCCAGGCCGCCGGCCCGCTGCACGAACGCCTGCGCTGCCTGCCGGGCTACGTCTGTTCGGAATACGTGCCCGAACTGGCCGCGCCCGGGTCCTGCGCGGCCAGCGGCCTGCGCTGCGAGGACCTGGAGCGGCTGAGCTTCGCCGACGCCGCCTTCGACCTGGTCGTCACCCAGGACATCTTCGAGCACGTGGCCGATCCCTGGCGGGCCTTTGACGAGGTCTGGCGGGTCCTTTCTCCGGGCGGCCGCCACGTCTTCACCGTGCCCCTGCACGAGGGCCACGCCACCACCACCCGGGTCCGGCTGCGGGACGGCGACCGGGAAGACCTGCTCCCGCCGGTCCACCACGGCGACCCGGTCCGCCAGGGCGGGTCCCTGGTGGTCACGGATTTCGGCGACGACCTGCCAGGCCTTCTCGCCGCCCGGGCCCAGCCGACCACGGTCGGCGTCCACGTGGCCTTTTACAAGCCGTCCGAGATGCCGGGCATCATCGACGGCGACACCCACGCCCTCTACGAAGCCGCCTACAAGGCCGGGGAAAAGGCCGGCTTTTTGCGCTACAATTCCGTGGTCTTCGTGACGGAAAAGCCGGTCTGA
- the proB gene encoding glutamate 5-kinase: MAQCDWRERRRVVLSQAKRVVIKVGSAVLAGANGIDAAVVASLAAQIAALAASGRQVLLVSSGAVAAGREVLGDRYDRTSLPHRQAASAIGQSRLMHAYDQEFARHGRIAAQVLLTRDDLDNRERYLNLRNTLSTLFDLGAVPVVNENDSVAIAELVYGDNDCLGSLLVGAIGAEVFVNLTSARGVFATSPDEDPAAAPMAVIEDIGERDLDAMCGSKTTLGTGGMHSKLLAARRVAQLGVPTLILAGREPGALTRAFAGDEVGTFVLSGCKPIPRRKFWLAYHHEPQGTLVVDDGAAAALRDHGKSLLPAGIVDVAGDFPVGAMVRVVAVDGAVIGVGLSNYGAADLRKIMGLKSSRIAQVLGEAAYTEAVHRDNLLLDAAI; encoded by the coding sequence ATGGCCCAGTGCGATTGGCGCGAGAGGCGCCGTGTTGTCCTTTCCCAGGCCAAACGGGTGGTCATCAAGGTCGGCAGCGCGGTCCTGGCCGGGGCCAACGGCATCGACGCCGCCGTGGTGGCCAGCCTGGCCGCCCAGATCGCCGCCCTCGCCGCCTCGGGCCGGCAGGTGCTGCTCGTTTCGAGCGGCGCCGTGGCCGCCGGCCGCGAAGTCCTCGGCGACCGCTACGACCGAACCTCGCTTCCCCACCGGCAGGCCGCCTCGGCCATCGGCCAAAGCCGGCTCATGCACGCCTACGACCAGGAATTCGCCCGCCACGGCCGCATTGCCGCCCAGGTGCTCCTGACCCGCGACGACCTCGACAACCGCGAGCGCTACCTCAACCTGCGAAACACCCTGTCCACGCTGTTTGACCTCGGGGCCGTGCCCGTGGTCAACGAAAACGACTCGGTGGCCATTGCCGAGCTGGTCTACGGGGACAACGACTGCCTGGGCAGCCTGCTCGTCGGGGCCATCGGGGCGGAGGTCTTCGTCAACCTGACCTCGGCCCGGGGCGTTTTCGCCACAAGCCCGGACGAGGACCCGGCCGCCGCGCCCATGGCCGTCATCGAGGACATCGGCGAGCGGGACCTCGACGCCATGTGCGGCTCCAAGACCACCCTTGGCACCGGCGGCATGCACTCGAAGCTCCTGGCCGCCCGGCGCGTGGCCCAGCTCGGCGTGCCCACGCTCATCCTGGCCGGGCGCGAGCCGGGCGCCCTCACCCGGGCCTTTGCCGGCGACGAGGTCGGCACGTTCGTCCTTTCCGGGTGCAAGCCCATCCCCAGGCGCAAGTTCTGGCTGGCCTACCACCACGAGCCGCAAGGGACGCTGGTCGTCGACGACGGCGCGGCGGCCGCCCTTCGCGACCACGGCAAGAGCCTGCTCCCGGCCGGCATCGTGGACGTGGCCGGCGATTTCCCGGTCGGGGCCATGGTCCGGGTGGTTGCGGTCGACGGCGCGGTCATCGGCGTCGGGCTCTCCAACTACGGCGCGGCCGACCTGCGCAAGATCATGGGCCTCAAAAGTTCGCGCATCGCCCAGGTCCTCGGCGAGGCCGCCTACACCGAGGCCGTGCACCGGGACAATCTGTTGTTGGATGCGGCCATTTAA
- a CDS encoding 2-phosphosulfolactate phosphatase, which yields MRIKMLELLSGAAEATGTAVIIDVFRACSVACYAFAAGVEKILPVDTVEEARALKAAHPEYVLAGERHCLKLPGFDFGNSPSEVRQADLTGKTLVHATSAGTRGLFAAMDVADRVLTCSFTNMAATAAALRAADPAVVSIVAMGKAGLSHAPEDKLCAMYLANVLQGVPNAFETIPRFLRTATTAEIFFGDTAIVPEEDFDLCLALDAFDFYLEATRLPDGRPALLRHFPESPAPVSVA from the coding sequence GTGCGCATCAAAATGCTCGAGCTTCTCTCCGGGGCCGCCGAGGCCACGGGGACAGCTGTCATCATCGACGTCTTTCGGGCCTGCTCCGTGGCCTGCTACGCCTTTGCCGCCGGGGTGGAAAAGATCCTGCCGGTCGATACCGTGGAAGAGGCCCGGGCCTTGAAGGCCGCCCATCCGGAGTACGTGCTGGCTGGCGAACGCCACTGCCTGAAGCTTCCGGGCTTCGATTTCGGCAACTCCCCAAGCGAGGTCCGCCAGGCCGACCTCACCGGCAAGACCCTGGTCCACGCGACGTCCGCCGGCACGCGCGGCCTTTTCGCGGCCATGGACGTGGCCGACCGGGTGCTGACCTGCTCGTTTACCAACATGGCGGCCACGGCCGCGGCCCTGCGGGCCGCCGACCCGGCGGTCGTGTCCATCGTGGCCATGGGCAAGGCCGGCCTGTCCCACGCCCCGGAAGACAAGCTGTGCGCCATGTACCTGGCCAACGTCCTGCAGGGCGTGCCCAACGCCTTCGAGACCATCCCGCGATTCCTGCGGACCGCAACCACGGCCGAGATCTTTTTCGGCGACACGGCCATCGTGCCGGAAGAGGACTTCGACCTGTGCCTTGCCCTCGACGCCTTCGACTTCTACCTGGAAGCCACCCGCCTGCCCGACGGCCGGCCGGCGTTGCTGCGGCATTTCCCCGAAAGCCCCGCCCCGGTTTCCGTGGCCTAA
- a CDS encoding HD-GYP domain-containing protein, whose protein sequence is MKAKATMNMREETFFAVSPLMIFPKALGRFRVYIKQAGNFVLYAPAGEQFTPRHRQKLHDAGVEEVFIRGEERPDYDRYIEKNLPFILGDTAIPVPERAKVLYTATDAVVRDVFDKRLPKGLGKREYARVAALVEKSLHFLAMEESLKCIAALASHDYTVHTHNVHVFVYTAAVLQALKADEYTQVQAGIGALLHDIGKTRIPGDILSKPGPLTAEERTLINTHPAKGVALCQEVPLTQTAAACILMHHERMDGSGYPGELPGELIPLHVRAVAVADVYDALTTTRAYADAMPPFQALRLMRDDMGEQFDMDVFKRLIMILSDANMV, encoded by the coding sequence ATGAAGGCAAAGGCCACAATGAACATGCGGGAAGAGACCTTTTTCGCGGTTTCCCCCCTGATGATCTTCCCCAAGGCCTTGGGGCGGTTTCGGGTCTACATCAAGCAGGCCGGAAACTTCGTGCTCTATGCCCCGGCCGGCGAGCAGTTCACCCCGCGCCACAGGCAAAAGCTCCACGACGCCGGCGTGGAGGAGGTCTTCATCCGGGGCGAGGAGCGGCCGGACTACGACCGGTACATCGAGAAGAACCTGCCGTTCATCCTCGGCGACACGGCCATTCCGGTCCCCGAGCGGGCCAAGGTCCTCTACACGGCCACCGACGCCGTGGTCCGCGACGTGTTCGACAAAAGGCTCCCCAAGGGCCTCGGCAAGCGCGAATACGCCCGGGTGGCCGCCCTGGTGGAAAAGAGCCTGCACTTTCTGGCCATGGAAGAGTCGCTCAAGTGCATCGCCGCCCTGGCCTCCCACGACTACACCGTGCATACCCACAACGTGCACGTCTTCGTCTATACCGCCGCCGTCCTGCAGGCCCTGAAGGCCGACGAATACACGCAGGTCCAGGCCGGCATCGGGGCCCTGCTCCACGACATCGGCAAGACCCGCATCCCGGGGGACATCCTGTCCAAGCCCGGCCCTTTGACCGCCGAGGAGCGCACGCTTATAAACACCCACCCGGCCAAGGGCGTGGCCCTGTGCCAGGAGGTGCCGCTGACCCAGACGGCCGCCGCCTGCATCCTCATGCACCACGAACGCATGGACGGGTCCGGCTACCCCGGCGAACTGCCCGGCGAGCTCATTCCCCTGCACGTGCGGGCCGTGGCCGTGGCCGACGTCTACGACGCCCTGACCACCACGCGGGCCTACGCCGACGCCATGCCCCCGTTCCAGGCCCTTCGCCTCATGCGCGACGACATGGGGGAGCAGTTCGACATGGACGTGTTCAAGCGCCTGATCATGATCCTGAGCGACGCGAACATGGTTTAA
- a CDS encoding dual CXXC motif small (seleno)protein, which translates to MAFSRIQFQPTTAKVACPECGQALTFDRTCLRIMLSCHGCGREFDPARFAAELDDDFDEAYANVPLNRM; encoded by the coding sequence ATGGCTTTTTCCCGCATCCAGTTCCAGCCGACCACGGCCAAGGTGGCCTGCCCCGAGTGCGGCCAGGCCCTGACCTTCGACCGCACCTGCCTGCGGATCATGCTGTCGTGCCACGGCTGCGGCCGGGAGTTCGACCCGGCCCGCTTCGCCGCAGAGCTCGACGACGACTTCGACGAAGCCTACGCCAACGTGCCCTTAAACCGCATGTAG